Within the Acidimicrobiia bacterium genome, the region AAGTCCGTGACGGCGACAATCGGTCCCTCTGCGTCGGTCAGGCACTCCGACACGTAGGACACCTTCGGTGCTTCCTCCGGATGCAGCCGGTTCCACCGCTCGACCGAGAGCGCGTCTTCGCGCAGGAGCTTGTAGCTCGTGGCGCTCCACACGTCGGCAGCAACGTCGTGGTCATCGAAGAGCATCTGCTGCGCCTCGAGCGCGGCCCGCATGGCCGTCCCGCTGGCCAGGATCTGGGCCCGATGCTTCCGCTCCCCCAATGATTCCTTGTAGCGGTAGAGACCCTGCACGATGCCGTCCTGCACGCCGATGGGCATCGCGGGCATCGGGTACGTCTCGTTGTAGAGCGTGACGTAATAGAAGACGTCCTCGGGCTCCTCGCCGTACATGCGCTCGATGCCATCGCGCACGATGACCGCCACCTCGTACGCGAACGCGGGGTCGTACGAGCGGCACGACGGCACCGTTGACGCCAACACATGGCTCTGCCCGTCGCAGTGCTGAAGGCCCTCGCCCGTGAGCGTGGTACGGCCGGCCGTCGCGCCCAGCAGGAAACCGCGCCCCCGCTGGTCGCCGAACGACCAGATCAGGTCGCCCACGCGCTGGAACCCGAACATCGAATAGAAGATGAAGAACGGGATCATGGGTTGGCCCCACGTGGCGTAGGCCGTGCCCGCGGCCGTGAGGGATGCCATCGAACCGGCTTCGGTGATGCCTTCCTCGAGCAACCGCCCGGTGCGGTCCTCCTGGTACGACAGCAGGAGGCTGGCGTCGACGGGTTCGTACTTCTGTCCGAACGGCGCGTAGATCTTCACGTCACGGAACAACGCGTCCAGTCCGAAGGTGCGCGCCTCGTCGGGGATGATCGGCACCACGCGCTTTCCGATGCCCTCGTCCCGCAGCAGGTTACGCAACAAACGGGCGAACGCGCTCGTGGTCGACGCCTGCATCTTGTCGCCGGTGCCGGCGAGGAATTCGGCGTACGCATCGGGCGGAGGAACCCGCACGGGCTTTGATCGCGCCACGCGCTCGGGCAACGGACCGTTGAGCACGTTGCGGCGCGCCATCAGGTACTCGTACTCCGGCGAGTCCTTCCCCGGGTGCCAGTACGGCGGGTCGCCGTCTTCGAGCTCGTGGTCGGGGATCGGCAGGAAGAGCCGGTCGCGGAACACCTTGAGCTCTTCCGCGTCGAGCTTCTTGATTTGGTGCGTCGCGTTCCGGGCTTCGAGGCCGGCGCCGAGCGTCCAACCTTTGACCGTCTTGGCAAGGATCACCGTGGGGCTGCCCTTGTGCTCCACGGCCATCTTGTACGCCGAGTACAGCTTTCGGTAGTCGTGACCGCCGCGCGGCAGTCGGCGCAGATCGTCATCGGTGAGGTGCGAGACCATCTGTTGGAGTCGCGGGTCGGGCCCGAAGAAGTGCTCGCGGATGTACGCGCCGCTCTCGACCGCGTACTTCTGGAACTCGCCGTCGACGGTGGTGTTCATCTTGTTCACCAGCGCACCGTCGACGTCGCGGGCCAGGAGCTCGTCCCACCCTTGACCCCAGATCACCTTGACCACGTTCCAGCCGGCGCCGCGGAAGATCGCCTCGAGCTCCTGGATGATCTTGCCGTTGCCCCGCACGGGGCCGTCGAGTCGTTGCAGGTTGCAGTTCACGACAAAGATCAGGTTGTCGAGCTGCTCGCGGGCCGCGATCGAGAGGCCGGCCATCGCCTCGGGCTCGTCCATCTCGCCGTCGCCGACGAAGCACCAGACCTTGGCCCGGCTCGTGTCGACGATCTCGTGGTGGAGGAGGTAGCGGTTGAAGCGGGCCTGGTAGATCGCGTTCAGCGGACCGAGGCCCATCGACACCGTCGGGAACTCCCAGAACTCGGGGAGCCGCCGAGGGTGCGGATAGCTCGGCAGACCGCCGCCGAACACCTCGCGCCGGAAGCGGTCGAGGTGGTCCTCGGTGAGCCGACCCTCGAGGAACGCTCGGGCGTAGATGCCCGGCGCCGCATGACCCTGGAAGAAGATCTGGTCGCCGAACCCGCCGTCGGTCTTGCCGTGGAAGAAGTGGTTGAAGCCCACGTCGTAAAGCGCGGCCGCGGAGGCGAAGGTGGACAAGTGGCCACCGAGGCCGTCGAAGCGATGGTTGGCGCGATCCACCATCGCCATCGCGTTCCACCGGATGTAGGCGCGGATGCGCTGCTCGATGAGCTCGTCGCCCGGGAACCACGGCTCTTGCTCGGTCGGGATCGTGTTGATGTAATCGGTGGTGACCATCGCAGGAACGCCGACGCCCTGCTCACGCGCGCGCTCCATGAGCCGAGCGAGAAGGTATCGAGCCCGAGAGCGCCCACCACGGCCATTGACGATCGCGTCGAGCGAGTCGAGCCATTCCGACGTCTCGGTGGGGTCGATGTCGGGCAGTTGGTGCACGAACCCGTCGATGAACATCGGGGTCCAGGGTAGGCCGTCGCTTCCAGGGTGCTCCCCTCCTTCCCTGGCCGCGTCATCGGCCCGAAAGGAGGGGAGGCGTTCGAAGAACGAAGCACTGCGGGCGGGTTCGAAACCCTCGGGCTGGTGGGCGCCAGCCCCAGGGCGAGTGATGGTCTGACCTGTTGACCCCGGTACTTATCTGGGAGCGAGCAAGGGAGTCCGAATGGCCGATCACGTGGGACGCCGACAGCGCGGTCGCCGCACGTCACCGGCTTCTGGTGGCTGCGGCCCGCCAACGGCGAGGTCGGGATTTGTCAGTGGCCCGAACATCACATAGAGTGACCCCCGCTACCACCCTTGGTGGTAGCGGGGCGAATGGGAGCGTTGAATCCCGACCGCGTGATCGGTCACTGGTTGGTCGGGGCGAGCAATGGTGAGACCGGCCCATTCTCAGAGTCTCGGCGCGCATGCGCTGAGGAGGAGAAGCGGGCACGTGTCCCAGAGAATTCGTTCAACAGCACGACGTCACCGCGCCGTATCGCTCGTCGGAGTCCTCTCCGTCATTGCGGCCACGTCGCTGGGTATGGCGACGTACGTGGGTGCCGAGGAACCCGCACCCGCGGAGGCGACCGCTCAGGAGTCGACTACGACGACGACCCAGGAACCCACCACGACGACCCAGGCGCCGACTACCACCCAGCCGACAACGGCCGCGGTGCAGTCGTTGGGCCTGACGATCGGCCCGCTCGGTCACACGAACCCGCCCCAGTTCGAGGAGTGCAAGCCGACGGGCTCCGTCAACCCCTGGGAGTCCGACGAGCGTGCCGACCCGAGCGGGGACTGCACCGACGGCAACATCGGCCAAGGCAACGATGCCGCGGTGCTCGCCCAGTGCACGGGGGTGTTCGGTAGCAGCGTGACCAACTTCTACAACTCGGGGACCGCGGCCGGGACCGGAAACGAGGACGTGTCCGGAGTAATCAGCGACCACAGCCCGGCAGGCACACAGGTCAACGTCACCCCGGACCCCGGAGTCGTGATCGACGGCGTCTTCGTGAAGGCCGGCGGCGGCTACAACGCCTACATCGGCAACGAGACCAACATGATCGGGCCCATGGTCGGCAACTGGGATTCCAACGACAACCAGCCATCGCCGAACTTCGCCGACATCAGCCACTACGTCGTCTGCTACCACTTCAGCGAGGTCCTCGAAGAGACCGGTGGTCTGGACGTGACCAAGTCGATCGTGGGCGACGCGCCGGCCAACACCACGTTCACGG harbors:
- the aceE gene encoding pyruvate dehydrogenase (acetyl-transferring), homodimeric type, with protein sequence MFIDGFVHQLPDIDPTETSEWLDSLDAIVNGRGGRSRARYLLARLMERAREQGVGVPAMVTTDYINTIPTEQEPWFPGDELIEQRIRAYIRWNAMAMVDRANHRFDGLGGHLSTFASAAALYDVGFNHFFHGKTDGGFGDQIFFQGHAAPGIYARAFLEGRLTEDHLDRFRREVFGGGLPSYPHPRRLPEFWEFPTVSMGLGPLNAIYQARFNRYLLHHEIVDTSRAKVWCFVGDGEMDEPEAMAGLSIAAREQLDNLIFVVNCNLQRLDGPVRGNGKIIQELEAIFRGAGWNVVKVIWGQGWDELLARDVDGALVNKMNTTVDGEFQKYAVESGAYIREHFFGPDPRLQQMVSHLTDDDLRRLPRGGHDYRKLYSAYKMAVEHKGSPTVILAKTVKGWTLGAGLEARNATHQIKKLDAEELKVFRDRLFLPIPDHELEDGDPPYWHPGKDSPEYEYLMARRNVLNGPLPERVARSKPVRVPPPDAYAEFLAGTGDKMQASTTSAFARLLRNLLRDEGIGKRVVPIIPDEARTFGLDALFRDVKIYAPFGQKYEPVDASLLLSYQEDRTGRLLEEGITEAGSMASLTAAGTAYATWGQPMIPFFIFYSMFGFQRVGDLIWSFGDQRGRGFLLGATAGRTTLTGEGLQHCDGQSHVLASTVPSCRSYDPAFAYEVAVIVRDGIERMYGEEPEDVFYYVTLYNETYPMPAMPIGVQDGIVQGLYRYKESLGERKHRAQILASGTAMRAALEAQQMLFDDHDVAADVWSATSYKLLREDALSVERWNRLHPEEAPKVSYVSECLTDAEGPIVAVTDFMKAVPDQIGRFVHQPFIPLGTDGFGFSDTRAALRRHFEVDAPHVVVGVLEGLARTDDLKVEAVAEAIRRYDIDPERVDPRTA